Sequence from the bacterium genome:
CCCTCTCTGACCCATGAGTTGAACAACCACCTGGCGGCCATCCGCCTGAGCGCCGAACTGGCGGCCACGACGGGACGGGCGCCGGACTTCAACGAGATCCAGCGCCAGGTGGATCGCTGTCAGGAAGTGCTGCAGACGGTCGTCGTGCAGATACTGCGCTCGTCCCAGCCCTCGGTCATGCCCGAGACGCCGCCGCAGGCTGACCTCGCGCTGGCGATTGAGCGGGTTCTGCTCCTGACGCGCCCGCACATCCTCACCAACGGCGTGCAGCTGCAGGTGGAGATCGCGGACTTTCTGCCGCCGGTCCTGGGCTTCATGCACGAGGTGCAGGAGGCGCTGGTGCGGGTCATCATCGAGTCCGTGCAGCGCATGGCGCGGCATGACGGCCCGCGGGGGCTGACCCTGACCGTGACGCCGCGACGGAACACCGTCGAGATGCTCATCACCGATGCCAGCGAGGGCCTCAACACGCGCGAACTGGCGCTCATCAGCGGCCGGGCGGTGGCTGTGTCGCGCGCCGAGGACCGGACCTGGGAGATCGTGCGTGACGCCATCTGCCGCTTCGGTGGCGAAGTCCACGCAGACAATGGCCTCAACGGGGGCATGAGGCTGCGCCTTAGCTTGCCGATCTGTGACGAACAGCAGGTGGTGGCTTGAAATGAGCATACTCACCGAGGGCAGCATTGGGACGGGACACCACGCACTCGTCGTGGACGACGAGCCCGTGGTGGGTCATATCATCTGCAGTGTGCTCGAGCAGATGGGATACCAGGTGGATCAGGCGCTGGACGGCGACCAGGCGCTGGGCCTGGCGCGCCAGACGCCCTATGACATCGTCGTGTGCGACCTGCTGATGCCGCGCCTCAACGGCATGAATCTGTACGAAGTCTGGCGGGAAGAGGCGCCTCGCATCGCCCGACGCACGGTGTTCGTCACCGGCGACAGCCTGGGGAACGAGACCAGCGACTTCATCAACCGCACGGGGTGCCGCTGCATCTTCAAGCCCTTCCGGCTGAGCGAACTGGCCGAAGTCGTGGCCCAGGTGGAGCAAGAACAGGTGGCCTGAGGGCACGAGCCCACACCGCTAGTCATCCCAGGGGTCGGGCGATACGCCCGGCCCCATGCCGTTTCCGCCCCCGCAGGCAGGAGTGTCCGCGTCGGACCTCGAAGGCGTTCCCCACGTTCGCAACCTGAGTTATCCACGACCCGAGGGTAGCCATGAGACAGATGATCCTGGCGATGGGCCTGGCTGTGGCGCTGGCGTCGGCGGCCGGCGCGGCGGTGGTGTCGGACGGAAACGGGCTGACAGGCGCCTGGGACGGGCAGACGCTGTCAGGCCTGAAGCTGGGCGGGCGGATGCTGGACGGCGTCACCGCCACGGTGGCGCTGCGCGACCCGCGCACCGGCCGTCCTGCGGACTCGGCGCAGTTCAAGCTGACCTGCCAACTGACTGGCCGGAACGGCGCGCTGTGGCTGCAGGGCCGCGTCACGGCCGCCGGCGAAGCCGACACCGTGGCTGACCTGGTGCTGCGCTGGGAGGGGGTGTCGCTGCCCACGGGCAACGGCGACACGGACCTGCTGCTGGCCGCCAAGCTCGTGAACAAGCTGCCACTGTGCCCACTGCGGCGCCTGGCCGACGGCAGCGACGTGCTGGCGATGGCCGTGCCGGCCGACGATCCGGTTGTCTACGCCTTCAAGGACCTGCCGGGCGAGCAGGCAGTGGAGCTGCGGCTGCCGCTGGGCTTCACGCGCGACGCCGCGCCGGCCCTGCGGATGCAGGCGCCGTTCCGCCTGGTGCTCTTCCAGACTGACCCGCGGTGGCACTTCCGCTCCGTGCTGGCGCAGTACTACCGCCTCTTCCCGAAGCAGTTCGCGCGGGTCGAGAAGCGCGACGGCGGCTGGTTCTTCGCCAACGAGGTGCCGCAGATCCCCAACCCGCAGCACTTTGCGTTCTTTGAGGGGCTCGGCGACGCGAAAGTCACGCATGACCGTGGGCTGGGAATGTATCCGTATAGTGAGACCAGCTCCGAGACCATCCACCTACCCGGCCCCGGCCTGCCCAGGGGCTATGACGAGGCTATGCAGCAGCTTGAGGCACTGGAGCAAGCGCGCGCGCCGCAGGGATGGGAAGTCGCCGGTGGCGACCTGGACGAGGCCGTCAAGCACGGCGGACGCTTCTCGTACCAGGCCTCCGCTGACAAGCCCGGCTCGGCCTATGCGCGCCAGATCGTGCCCTTGAGGCCGGCCATCGCCGAGCCGGTGGTGGTGGAGGGCTGGAGCAAGACCGAGAACGTCAGCGCCGGCGGCAATCCCAACGACTACTCGATCTACGTGGACTGCCAGTTGGCCGACGGGAGCTACCAGTTCGGCCAGTGCGCCACGTTCCGCGCCGGGACGCATGACTGGGAGAAGGCGACCTTCGTCATTCAGCCGCGCCAGCCGCTGACCGACCTGCGGGTGTACGCCATGTTCCGCAACCGCACCGGCACGGCGTGGTTCGACGATGTGCGCCTGTACCGGCAGAGCAAGCCCGGAGAGAACCTCATCGCCAACACGGACTTCGAGACGCTGGGGAAGCGGGCGGACATCCAGTACTGCCGCGACAACGCGCTGACCGACGCGGAGGGGCGGTACCGCTTCATCATCACGGATAACCTCGCGGCAGACATCCCGCCGGCGCACCCGCTGAGCCTGCTGCGGTTCGCCTGCAACGTGGACCCGGACTGGCAGGCGCCGGAGGGGCGGCCGACGCCCTGCGGCCGGGCGGTAGCCATGTACGACAACCTGTTCGCCACGGTGGACATTGATGGGGCCTACATCGACTCGGTGTGCGCGTGGTGCGTGTGGTACCTGAACTTCCGGCGTGACCACTGGCCGGCGGCCACGTCCCTGTTCACGTACGACCCGGCGACCTTCAAGGTGGCCCAGGCCGGGAAGCTGGCGATGGTCAAGTACCTGCGCTTCATCGGCGATCGCTTCCATCGTGCGGATGCAGGCATCCGCCAGGGCAAGACGATCTTCGGCAACATGGGGCCCTCGACCGAGGCGTGGGACAACTACCCGGCCCTGGACATCATCGGCATCGAGAGCAGTCAGTTCCGCGACCGGGCGCTGATGGGCTATCACCGCTTCGGCGGCTACCACAAGCCCGTGCTGCCGATGAACTTCGTGAACCTGCACCACCTCGACGACCGCGCCACGGCCGAGGAGTTCGTGCTCGCCAGCGCCCAGTGGGGCGAGTTCCCCAGCACCGGACGCTATGTGCGGGAGGGCTACACCAGCTACGGGGATGTGTGCCACTCGTACTATCCGCCGCTGGTGGAGATGTCGCGGGCCGGGTGGGAGCCCGAGCCGCTGTGTGAGGGCGTGCGGGCCGAGCGGTTCGGGACGGGCGACCCGCTCTACTTCACGGTGCGCGCCCCGCACGAGGCGCGGCAGGCTCAGATGCTGATCCTCAAGCAGGCGCTGGGGGCGATCAAGAACCCTGTCGTCATGGATGCGGTGCAGTTGACGCCGGTGCCCGCGAAGCTGACACCACAGGGGCTCGCAGTCAGCATCACTGACGGGGCTGATGTGCTGACGATCCTGCGGGTGTCGTCGGCCGAGAACGCGCGGGGGTGGCTGCTGGAGCGCGCGGCGTTGCACTGCGAGTACGGCTCGCGGGTGCAGGCGATCTCCCCGCACACGGCGCCCCTGCAGGCCCTCGCCCGGGAGCTGCGCCAGCCCGGCCGCAGGAACGCCAGCATCCTGCTGGCAGCCGTGAAGCGCCTGCAGTCCGAGGAGGCGAAGGTCGAGGCCGAGCCCGACAGCCTGGAGAAGACGAGCCTGCTCTTCGAGCTGCGCGACGCCGAGCGGGCGCTGGCCGAGTGGCTGCTGGCCGCAGACGGCGCCAGCCTGCAGGCCCCCGGCCTCGGCCTGACCCCGGTGTCGGAAGCCGCCAGCCTCTCCCCCACCTTCGCCGCCGGCACGAGCGGGGCGAAGCTGCTGGGCAGTTGGGGCGAGGACGGGCGCAACATCCTGCGGCGGCAGCATGAGAAGATCCCGGCCGATCTGGCGGCACCCGGGCAGCCAGCCGTCCTGCGGAGCAGCCAGCCGGGCGCGGCGCACGTGCTCTCGGCGATCCATGTGCCCATCCCCGGGGCGGCGCCGATCATCGTGCTGCGCGCCCAGAACGTGTTCTTCGCCTCCGTCCTGAAGGCGCGCGTGGAGCGCACCGCTGACCCGGCGGACAAGAGCTTCGTCTACAAGGTCACCGTAGAGCGCCTGACGACGCCGACGGCGCTCACGGTGAGGGCGTCCGGCGCCGGGGCGCAGATCGAGCCGGCACAGGTGACGCTGCAGCCGCAGGAGCCCGTGGCGCAGTTCCGCGTGCGGGCGCGCGAGGGCAACACCGAGGTCGTGCAGTTGCGCTTCACGGTGGAGATGGCCGGCCAGCAGGTGGCCGAGGCGACGTCGGAGTTCCGCAACCTCCCCATGCCGCCGCCGCACCCGCTGGCGACACTGGCCGGGGGCGCCACGGCGACCGCCGACAGCAGCTACTCGGGCTACAGCCCCGAGGTGGCCATTGACGGCGTGTGGGAGACGACGGGGCTGCACTGGACGAAGCGGGCGTGGGCGTCGCAGGATGCCGCGCAGCCGGAGGGGCACTGGCTGGAGATCAAACTGCCGAAGCCGACGGCCGTGTCGCAGGCGTGGGTCTACTGGGCCATTGACGACAACCTGGTGTTCTCGTCGCGTGACTACGACATCGAGACCTGGGACGGCCAGCAGTGGCAGTCGGCGGCGCAGGTGCGCGGCAACCCGCTGAGCACGGTGACGGTCAGCCAGTGGCCGACCCGCACGACGGACCGGGTGCGCCTCCACCAGCTCAAGAGCGGCGGCGCGGCCCGCCGCCCCGAGATCATGTGGGTGACGGAGGTCGGGTTGTACTGACCGGGGGGCGGGTCCCGCGACCGACCCTGGGGCCCGTAGCGCGGGCGGCCTCGCCCGCGCGAGTCACATCACCGGGCAGGCGAGGCCGCCTGCCCTACTGGACCCCTGCCGAGCCGTGCTACCGCAGCCGCAGGATCCAGCGGATCATCTGGTCACGCACGGCGTACAGGTCGCCGGTCACGTCGAGTTGATCCAGGAACGCCTGCGCCTGTTTGGCGTCGCGGCGGTTCTTCGCGGACGCGATGGCCTGGCGTAGCGTCCCCAGGTAGCGCAGGTCGTCAATCCCCTCGCGATAGCCCTCCCACTGCACCGTGTCCACGACGCCATCCACCGTCGGGTAGACGAAGTTGTGCTGGCGGTAGTGGCCGATGGACCAGTCGTTCCACGACGGGCCGCCGCTGTAGTAGATGTACGTCATGCCGCCGTCGTAGTTGTTCGCGGCCAGCAGCAGGCCGAAGTTGCGCCGGTAGGTCTCCGGCTCCTCGATCCCGCCCTGCGGGTTGGCATAGCAGAAGATCTTGTGGCCCTTGCTGTGCCAGTTGGCCGCCTCTTCCTTGGTTGGGTCGCCGTAGCAGACCAGCAGGTCTTGCAGGTCGCCGACCAGCGGGAAGTTCTGCCCCGGCGAACCGGCCACGAACACCTTGCCCCCGTTGGCGTGCACCTGCTCCCACGCCGGGCGCTGCGCGGTGAGCTTGTCCCCCTGGGCCTCGTCATTGCCATAGAAGTAGAACTCGCTGAAGCCGAAGCCCCTGGCGGTCTCGATGATCTGCTTGATCTCCTCGGGGGTGACGCGCGAGGTGTAGGCGGTCAGGTAGTACAGGCGGTCGTGGCGCATCCCCGCTTCCTGGCGCAGGCGTAGCTCCTCGGGGAACTGCCCGGCCGAGGGCTGGCAGCCGACCGTGGGGTTGTCTATGCCGTGCTCGCGCAGATTGACCAGCTCCGCCCTGAACTGCGCCGGGGTGCGCTTGCGGATGCCGATCTGGCCCGGCCCGGTCGTGTCCAGCTCTAGACCCCAGTGGAAGTAGATGCTGGACTCCAGAGGGTTGGGGGCGAGGTCGAAGGGGAGGACCTCCACGGCGAGCGGCAGCGTCTCCACCGTCTGGCCGGCTGACAGCAGCTCCACCCGGCCCCGGTACAGGCCGCTCGTGGCGTCCTGTGGCACATGGACCGTGACCCAGAACTGCTTGGCGGTGCGGGGGCGGATCGCGACGGGCTGCAGCGTGGCGGCATCGCGGATCGGCAGGGCATCGGCGGCGCAATTGCTCTCCTCGGCGGTCGGCTTCGGGTTGCTCATGCAGCGCCAGACTTCGCGGCCGTCGGGGAACCGGAGCTTCACGTAGTTGGCGCGGGCGGCTTCATCCACGCGGACGAGTTCGTCGTCCTTGAGCAGCAACTCGGGGGTTAGCAGGTACTTGCCCTCGTTGATCGGGAAGCGCCCGCTCCCACCACTCTGGTACCACACCTTCACCGCGCGGACATCCACCGCCGCCGCCGGGATGACGCCGGGGCCGCGCAAGTCCGAGGTCTTCACTTCCAGGCGCACCGCCCGGCGCAGCGGATAGACGACGAAGGAGGCGGGCTCGTACTCGCCACGGCAGGCGCGGAGGGACAGGTCGCGCGACAGGCGCGCCGGGGGCTCCGGGGCCGGCAGGATCTTGCGGTTCGTGACGGCCACGGTGGCGTAGGCGAGCAGCTCCTGCCCCGGTGCGGCCAGCTTCGCCATCTGCCGGGCGGCCTCGGCCCCGGCGATGGCGTTGTTGAGGTCCTCGGTGGCGACAGCGAGTTGCCCCAGGGCGGCCTGACCCGTGCCCAGCAGCTCGCCGAGGGCCTCGGAGGAGACCGGCTTGCCGGCTGCGACGGCGACTCGCAGGGGCTGGAGGCTGGCCTCGGCGGGGCCGAGAGTGGCTTCCAGCTGGCGTCGGGCGCTGGCGCGGATCATGGCCCGCTGCCGCAGCGTCGCCGCCTGCCGGTCGAAGGGCTGCAGGAAGCGCCCGGCCAGCGCGCCGGTGCAGGCGTCATCGAAGGTCATCGCGGCGAAGGCGGGGACGTTGTGGAAGCTGCTGCCGGTGGGCGACCAGGCGCTCAGTTGCAGCCCGCCCGGCTGGCGCTGGCGGCACAGGTTGAACCACCAGATGGCCCCGTGCTGCGGCGCCCCGCCGAGTACCGCCAGCGGAATCGTGAAGGTGGCGGTCCAGCGGTCGGCGCCGCGGGAGGTCTCGACGGTCCACGGTGCATCCCATTTCGGGGCGCCCTTGCCCTTCTCGTCCCATTTGGCGCCGAGGGCGTTGGTGACGAAGTGGTAGTACTCCTGCTCGGTCCCCCGGGGGCTGATGAAGACCTCCAGGCAATCGTCGCTGAACAGGTTGCCGTCATCGTCCTTCCGACACTTGGCGACCAGCGCGTCCATCTTCGGCTCGAGGCACTCGACCACGAAGATGAGCTTGTCCCGGCTGAGGCAGGCCGCGGCGCGAGTCTGGGCGGCCGCCGGCTTGCCGGCGCTGTCTAGGAAGTCGGTCATGACCTGGCCTGCAGGCAGCAAGGCCAGCGTCGGCGTCGCGGTGGGCGCCGGCAGGACACGGTAGACGCGCACGGCGGCCGGGGCGGCGGCAGCAGACAGGAGCGCCAGCAGGCACGCTGCCATAGCGAAGCGGCGCGGGGAGGTGGTCATCGGGGAGTTCCTTTCTCGTCCGGGCATGTCGGGAAGCAGCACGCCATTCGGCGCGCGGGGCCAGTGAACCTGCCCGGGTGTGCAGGGCCGGGGGCGGGGACGGGGAACCCTCCGCCATCTCTGCCTCCCAAGAGGTGCCCCCGTGAAGCATCTACCTGACGTGAAGCCGCTGACGTGGAAGGGCGATCTGGCTGCCCGGATGGTTGCCGGGATGGACAAGTTCCTGCGCCGCGCTACGGTCGAGCGCGCCGGGCAACGCGAGCGCTACTGGAAGCGCGACACAAAGTCCTGGGCGCGGCACGAGAAGTCTGTCGCGCCGAATCGCGCGCGGCTGGCGAAGTTCCTCGGGGTGGTAGATGAGCGGGTCGAGGCGGAGATGTTGCTGGAGGAGAGCGGGTCCAGAGGCGCCATCCACTACATCGGGGACATGAGCCAGTCGCAGCACACCGTCCGTGATGCGCGACTGATGGTGTTGCCTGGCGTCACGGCAGAAGGCCTGCTCCTGCGGCCGAAGGGCCCGATGGTTGCGAGTGTCGTCGCGATGCCTGACTGCGACGAGACACCCGAGTCCGTGGCGACGGGCCTCGGGGCGCGGTTGGCGCAGAATGGCTGCCAGGTGTTCATCCCGACGCTCATCAACCGTGACTGCGAGTGGTCCGGGGTCGCCGGCGCCATGACCAACGAGCCGCACCGGGAGTTCATCTATCGCGCCGCGTATGAGTTGGGGCGGCACATCATCGGGCTGGAGATACAGAAGGTGCTGGCGGCGGTGGACTGGTTCAGCAAGGCGGGCTTGCCCATCGGGGTCATCGGCTACGGCGAGGGGGGGCTGATCGCTCTGAATGCCGCGGCACTGGACACGCGCCTTGACGCCGCGGTCGTCAGCGGGTACTTCGGTCCGCGCGAGGGGCTCTTCGCCGAGCCGATCTACCGCAATGTCTGGCGGCTGCTGGAGGAGTTCGGGGACGCGGAAGTGGCTAGTCTCATCGCCCCGCGGACGCTCATCGTCGAGCACTGCCCATTCCCGGCGGTTGACGGGCCGCCGCCGGTGAGCGAGGGGCGCTCGGGTGCGGCACCCGGGGCGATCACGACCCCGTCGGCGGCCGCGGTCCGCAAGGAACTCGGCCGTACCGAGAAGCTGCTGGGCGGGCTAGAGCCGGCGCTGAGCTTGGTCGAGACGGAGGCGCCGGGCAGCGCGGCGGCGCTGGAGGCATTGCTGGGAGCCCTGGGCGCGCCCTCAGCCGGCGGGCACAGCGAACGGTGCTGGACGGTCCACGCCAGCGCCCGCCTCAAGCGCCAGTTCGACGAGATGGTCGAGTGGACGCAGGCGCTGATGCGCGAGTCCGAGTACATCCGGCGCGACTACTGGGCGCAGGCCGACGCGACCGACGTGAAGTCGTGGGTGAAGACGACCAAGGCCTACCGCAAGCGCTTTCATGAGGAGGTCATCGGGGCGCTGCCGGAGCCGGACATGCCACCGAACCCCCGCGCCCGGCGAGTCTTCGCCACCGAGGCCTTTACCGGCTATGAGGTTGTGCTCGACGTGTATCCGGATGTGTTCGCCTACGGCATTCTGCTCGTGCCGCATGATGTGCAGCCCGGCGAGCGCCGGCCTGTCGTCGTGTGCCAGCACGGGCTGGAGGGCCGGCCGCAGGATGTGGCCGACCCGTCGGTCGAGGGGAACTGCTACTACCAGTTCGCCTGCCGGCTGGCCGAGCGGGGCTTCGTGACCTTCGCCCCGCAGAACCCCTACATCGGGTATGACGCCTTCCGCGTGCTGCAGCGGATGGCCAACCCGCTGGGGCTGTCGCTGTTCTCGTTCATCATCCGCCAACACCAGCGCCTGCTGGGGTTTCTGAAGACGCTGCCGTATGTGGATGGCAAGCGGCTGGCGTTCTACGGGCTGAGCTATGGCGGGAAGACGGCCATGCGGGTACCGGCGGTGCTGGAGGACTACTGCCTGTCCATCTGCTCGGGGGACTTCAACGAGTGGATCTGGAAGAACGCCTCGACCCGCGCGCCGTTCAGCTACATGCGCACCGGCGAGTATGAGATGTTCGAGTTCGACCTGGGGATGACGTTCAACTACGCCGAGATGAGCTACCTCATCTGCCCACGCCCCTTCATGGTCGAGCGCGGGCACTGGGACGGCTGCTCATGGGATGAGTGGGTCGCATACGAGTACGCCAAGACGAACTACCGCTACGACCTGCTGGGGATCGGCGACCGGACCGAGATCGAGTACTTCAACGGCCCGCACGAGATCCACGCGGTGGGAACGTCCGCGTTCCTGGAGAAGCACCTGAGGGGGCAGTAGGGGTCGGGTGGGGTGCATGTCGCGCGAGTGCTGCGAGTGCCGCGTGGGCGCGCGTGTCCCCACGCGCGCATCGGGTAGCGACAGAAGACTGCGCGCGTGGGGACACGCGCGCCCACGCGACCCGATGGCTACAGCGTCTTGCCGTAGATGACCTGGCCGTCGCCGACGCCGTAGAACTCGGGCACGTGGCCGTAGGGCTCGTAGCCGGCGCGTTCGTACAGGCGCCGGGCGGGAGCGTATGAGGGCGTGTCCGAGGTCTCGATGATCAGGACGCGCCCCCCGAGCCGGCGCGTCTCGTCCTCCACCCGCCGCAGGAGCTTGCGCCCCACGCCCTGCCCGTGGCACGCCGGGTCTACCGCGAGCCAGTACAGGTCATAGGTGCGGTCGGTCAGCGGCCGCGGGCCGAAGATGGCGAAGCCGACGGGCTGCCGACTCACCGTGGCGACGATGACCGCGTAGTCCTCCCCCGTGAGACTCTCACCCAGGAGTTCGCCGATCGTCTCGACTTCCTCGGGGGTGAAGACGCGACAGTCCGACGAGAGGCGGACGAGGGCGGGAATGTCGGCCTTGCGGAGCCGCCGCAGGCGCGTGGGCGCGCGTGTCCCCACGCGCGCATCGGGTGGCGACAGACTGCGCGCGTGGGGACACGCGCGCCCACGCGACACCGTCTCAGGCCGGTCCAGGCCCAGTCGCGTCGTTGCGGCTGCGAGGATGGCTGCGATGACCTCGACGTGCTCGATCCCCAGGCGGTTCGCCAGGATGATGAGGTCGCTTACCACCGGCTTGAGGCCGGGGAGGGGGTTGGCCTCGATGAAGTGCGCCACGTGGTCGCGGAGGCGGAAGTCTATCCGCGCGACATCGCGGCAGCCGAGGGCCTGCCAGCAGGTCAGGGCCGCCGCGCGGACCGCTGCCTCGTCCTCGGGCGTGAGGGGCGCCGGGGCCTCATAGCGCATCAGTTGGCGGTACTCGCGCTTTTCGCGCAGGCCGTAGACGAAGGTGTCGGCCTGGGCCCGGGTAGGGATTGCCTGCATGATGCCCAGGACATGCGGGGGATCGTTGCCGACGAGGCCCACCGTCAGGTCGGGGCCTGCCACGAACTCCTCCACGAGCACCGGCTGGTCGTAGCGCCGGCGCACACGGCGGATGGCGGCGGGCAGGCGGCGGCGGCTCGTGATGACGCTGTCGGCGCCAATGCCCTTGCTGGAGCCCTCGTACGCGGGCTTGAGGATCACCGGCAGCGGCAGCCGCGCGAGGTCGTCGGCGACGGCGGCCGGGTCGTCGGCGACGAGCACCCACTGCGGAGTGGCCGCGCCGGCGGCACGCACCAGGCGCTTGGCGCAGTCCTTGTCCAGCGTCGCGGCCATCGTCAGGGCGTCCGAGCCCGTGTACGGCAGGCCGAAGCTCTCCAGGAGCGCGGGCACCCACGACTCGCGGCAACGCCAGGCGCCCCGGCCCTCGGCCAGATTCAGCACCAGCTCGGGCCGAGCGCCAGTCAGCAAGCGCCGCACGAGCTGCTCACCATCGCCCAGCAACATGACCTCGTGGCCGAGCAGCGCGATGGCGTCGGCGATCTCGCGGATCGTCTCGGGGGAGTCCAGCTCCTCCTCGGCGTCATCGGGATGGTCGGTGGAGACCAGGGGTAGACGCTGGGGTGGGGCGCTCTTGACGGAGTAGGTGAAGCCGATGATCACCGGGGCCCAGCGCTCCCGCGCCGGCGGCGGCGCTGTAGCCGGGGCGTACTCTCGGGCGCGAGCACCGTCTCCTGCCCGGCCAGCAGCCCGCTGACGCCCTGGCGCAGCGCACTGTCGCAGGCGGCAGGCGCCCCGCTCTGCGGGTTGTAGCGGAACAGCACGCCCTCGTAGTTGCGCAGCACGACGGAGTCCTCGGAGGCGGAGACGAGGTAGTTGGGCATGATCGGCACCTTGCCGGCGCCGTGCAGCCCATCCACGGCATAGGTGGGCACCGCCACGCCGGAGACGTGCCCGCGTAGCCCCTCAATGATCTCCAGGCCCTTCCACAGCGAGGTGCGAAAGTGCCCCGCGCCGCGCACGGGGTCACAGTGGAACATGTAGTAGGGCCGCACCTTGATGCGCAGCAACCCGCGCACGAGGGCATGCATGGCCTCGACGGAATCATTGACGCCCTGCAGCAGGGTCGTCTGGTTGTTCACGGGAATACCCGCCTCGATCAGCAGGCGGCAGGCGAGGGCGGACTCGCGGGTGATCTCGCGCACGTGGTTGAAGTGGGTCTGCACCCAGACCTTGCGCTGGGCGGCGAGCATGTCCACCAACTCGCCGTCGAGCAGGCGCTGGGGGAGGGTGACGGGTACGCGCGTGCCGACGCGGATGAGGTCCACGTGCTCGATCTCGGCCAGCGGGGCGATCAGGCGGCGCAGGCGGGCGGCCGACAGCATCAGCGGGTCGCCGCCGGAGACGATGATGTCATGCACCTCGGGATGGTCGCGCACGTACTGCACGACGGCGTCTACATCGGCCTGCAGGTGAGGCTCGGCGTCGCGGGCCATCGTGTTGCGCTTGCGGGTGCAGAAGCGGCAGTACATGGGACAGACCTGGCTGGCGAGCACCAGCACGCGGTCGGGATACCGATGCGTCAGCCCCCGCACCGGGGAGTCCTCTTCCTCCTCCAGCGGGTCCTCCATCTCGTCGGCCGCGGCTTCGTTCAGCTCCAGCGGCGAGGGTACGGCCTGCAGGCGGATGGGGTCGTCCGGGTCGTCGGGGTCAATCAGTGACAGGTAGTACGGGGGAATGGCCAGGCGGTAGGCGTCCGCCACGACGGCGAGGGCCTCGACGGTCGGCGGAGGCAGAGGCAACACGCGGGCCAGTTGCGCCACGGTGCGGACCGTGTGCTTGTGCTGCCAGCGCCAGTCAGTCCACTGCTCGGGGGCGACACCTTGCCAGGGGGCAGGGGGCCGAGTAGGCTCAAGGGAGTACTCTCCCCCTTCACCAGGATCGAGCTGCGGCAGGCGGATCGGATGTGAAGGGGTCAAGTGAGGTCAACGACCTCCCGATGCCGAAATGTGGCCCTTGTTTGGTGCGCGATTGTAGACCCGACCTGAGGGAGAGTCAAGTTGCTTGATGGCCTTGGCGGGAAGATTGTGGTGCTGTATACCTCGGTGGCCGAGGCGCTGCTCGACGTACCCGAGGAATTGCGGGACTCGATGGACCTGGGCGTCCATGCGCAGGAGGTGGCGCGGGTGCTGTTGGCGGGAGAGCACGACGCCTGCGCGCTGTGCTGGGATGACGCCGTCTGGCCGACCCTCACGGCCCTGCAGGACCTGCAGCCGGAGGTCATCTTCAACCTGGCCGAGTGCCCCCAGCGCACCTGCCTGAAGGCCCCCCACGTCGCGGCAGTGCTGGAGTTGCTGCGGCTGCCGTACACCGGCAA
This genomic interval carries:
- a CDS encoding discoidin domain-containing protein yields the protein MRQMILAMGLAVALASAAGAAVVSDGNGLTGAWDGQTLSGLKLGGRMLDGVTATVALRDPRTGRPADSAQFKLTCQLTGRNGALWLQGRVTAAGEADTVADLVLRWEGVSLPTGNGDTDLLLAAKLVNKLPLCPLRRLADGSDVLAMAVPADDPVVYAFKDLPGEQAVELRLPLGFTRDAAPALRMQAPFRLVLFQTDPRWHFRSVLAQYYRLFPKQFARVEKRDGGWFFANEVPQIPNPQHFAFFEGLGDAKVTHDRGLGMYPYSETSSETIHLPGPGLPRGYDEAMQQLEALEQARAPQGWEVAGGDLDEAVKHGGRFSYQASADKPGSAYARQIVPLRPAIAEPVVVEGWSKTENVSAGGNPNDYSIYVDCQLADGSYQFGQCATFRAGTHDWEKATFVIQPRQPLTDLRVYAMFRNRTGTAWFDDVRLYRQSKPGENLIANTDFETLGKRADIQYCRDNALTDAEGRYRFIITDNLAADIPPAHPLSLLRFACNVDPDWQAPEGRPTPCGRAVAMYDNLFATVDIDGAYIDSVCAWCVWYLNFRRDHWPAATSLFTYDPATFKVAQAGKLAMVKYLRFIGDRFHRADAGIRQGKTIFGNMGPSTEAWDNYPALDIIGIESSQFRDRALMGYHRFGGYHKPVLPMNFVNLHHLDDRATAEEFVLASAQWGEFPSTGRYVREGYTSYGDVCHSYYPPLVEMSRAGWEPEPLCEGVRAERFGTGDPLYFTVRAPHEARQAQMLILKQALGAIKNPVVMDAVQLTPVPAKLTPQGLAVSITDGADVLTILRVSSAENARGWLLERAALHCEYGSRVQAISPHTAPLQALARELRQPGRRNASILLAAVKRLQSEEAKVEAEPDSLEKTSLLFELRDAERALAEWLLAADGASLQAPGLGLTPVSEAASLSPTFAAGTSGAKLLGSWGEDGRNILRRQHEKIPADLAAPGQPAVLRSSQPGAAHVLSAIHVPIPGAAPIIVLRAQNVFFASVLKARVERTADPADKSFVYKVTVERLTTPTALTVRASGAGAQIEPAQVTLQPQEPVAQFRVRAREGNTEVVQLRFTVEMAGQQVAEATSEFRNLPMPPPHPLATLAGGATATADSSYSGYSPEVAIDGVWETTGLHWTKRAWASQDAAQPEGHWLEIKLPKPTAVSQAWVYWAIDDNLVFSSRDYDIETWDGQQWQSAAQVRGNPLSTVTVSQWPTRTTDRVRLHQLKSGGAARRPEIMWVTEVGLY
- a CDS encoding response regulator, which translates into the protein MSILTEGSIGTGHHALVVDDEPVVGHIICSVLEQMGYQVDQALDGDQALGLARQTPYDIVVCDLLMPRLNGMNLYEVWREEAPRIARRTVFVTGDSLGNETSDFINRTGCRCIFKPFRLSELAEVVAQVEQEQVA
- a CDS encoding carbohydrate-binding family 9-like protein, with translation MTTSPRRFAMAACLLALLSAAAAPAAVRVYRVLPAPTATPTLALLPAGQVMTDFLDSAGKPAAAQTRAAACLSRDKLIFVVECLEPKMDALVAKCRKDDDGNLFSDDCLEVFISPRGTEQEYYHFVTNALGAKWDEKGKGAPKWDAPWTVETSRGADRWTATFTIPLAVLGGAPQHGAIWWFNLCRQRQPGGLQLSAWSPTGSSFHNVPAFAAMTFDDACTGALAGRFLQPFDRQAATLRQRAMIRASARRQLEATLGPAEASLQPLRVAVAAGKPVSSEALGELLGTGQAALGQLAVATEDLNNAIAGAEAARQMAKLAAPGQELLAYATVAVTNRKILPAPEPPARLSRDLSLRACRGEYEPASFVVYPLRRAVRLEVKTSDLRGPGVIPAAAVDVRAVKVWYQSGGSGRFPINEGKYLLTPELLLKDDELVRVDEAARANYVKLRFPDGREVWRCMSNPKPTAEESNCAADALPIRDAATLQPVAIRPRTAKQFWVTVHVPQDATSGLYRGRVELLSAGQTVETLPLAVEVLPFDLAPNPLESSIYFHWGLELDTTGPGQIGIRKRTPAQFRAELVNLREHGIDNPTVGCQPSAGQFPEELRLRQEAGMRHDRLYYLTAYTSRVTPEEIKQIIETARGFGFSEFYFYGNDEAQGDKLTAQRPAWEQVHANGGKVFVAGSPGQNFPLVGDLQDLLVCYGDPTKEEAANWHSKGHKIFCYANPQGGIEEPETYRRNFGLLLAANNYDGGMTYIYYSGGPSWNDWSIGHYRQHNFVYPTVDGVVDTVQWEGYREGIDDLRYLGTLRQAIASAKNRRDAKQAQAFLDQLDVTGDLYAVRDQMIRWILRLR